Proteins from a single region of Desulfobacterales bacterium:
- a CDS encoding NAD(P)/FAD-dependent oxidoreductase produces the protein MRTYDVIVIGSGTGGQTAAYDLKAAGLTVALVENSGRPGGTCALSGCQPKKWFYEVAEVVAKSRHLERKGISTAAVGDWHAVWEQKQLFTDNIPENAVNGLYEVGIDFLKGTAAFKDINSLDVDGQRFGADFFVVATGAKPQVLPINGAEHLVTSTGFLERGDLPRRIVFVGGGFISFEFAHFAARIGPEDRSITILEVSDRPLNLFDRDMVDLVLKASAVDGIDVRPKTQIAAIDKQGDVFYVRTRSGVIFEADLVVHGAGRVPEIERLKLERIGVNVTERGIRVNAQMQTTIPNIFAVGDCAATPALARVADFEAHVAAENILAIRKDTELISVDYKAVPFVIFTYPQYGMVGKTEEALKREGISYRKSTAADVKWPTYRRVGIKHAGYKILIAENDTILGAHVVSDNPAGLINTFKQAIIDGTTVEKLYRQNIMSPYPSRESDIIYMLKPLVS, from the coding sequence ATGAGAACTTACGATGTGATCGTCATTGGGTCGGGAACCGGCGGTCAGACCGCCGCCTATGATTTGAAAGCTGCCGGATTAACCGTTGCGCTGGTTGAAAATAGTGGCCGACCGGGCGGAACGTGCGCCCTTTCGGGCTGCCAGCCCAAAAAGTGGTTTTACGAAGTGGCTGAAGTCGTTGCCAAGTCTCGACATTTGGAAAGAAAGGGCATCTCGACCGCCGCTGTTGGTGATTGGCATGCTGTGTGGGAGCAGAAACAGCTGTTTACCGACAACATACCCGAAAATGCCGTTAACGGACTTTACGAGGTTGGTATCGACTTTTTGAAGGGCACGGCTGCGTTTAAGGACATCAACTCTCTGGATGTGGACGGGCAAAGGTTCGGCGCCGATTTTTTCGTTGTGGCAACCGGGGCAAAGCCGCAGGTCTTGCCGATTAACGGTGCCGAACATTTAGTTACCAGCACCGGGTTTTTGGAACGCGGCGATCTCCCCCGGCGGATCGTTTTTGTCGGCGGCGGTTTCATCTCATTTGAGTTTGCCCATTTTGCCGCTCGAATTGGACCGGAAGACCGAAGCATCACCATTCTGGAAGTCAGCGACCGGCCGCTGAACCTTTTTGATCGGGATATGGTTGATCTGGTCCTGAAGGCCTCCGCCGTGGATGGCATTGACGTGAGGCCGAAGACCCAAATCGCCGCTATCGACAAGCAGGGCGATGTTTTTTACGTTCGGACGCGGTCGGGCGTGATTTTTGAGGCCGACCTGGTGGTGCACGGCGCCGGTCGCGTTCCGGAAATCGAGCGTCTCAAGCTCGAACGGATCGGCGTGAATGTTACGGAAAGAGGCATTCGCGTCAACGCGCAGATGCAAACCACGATACCCAATATTTTTGCCGTCGGCGACTGCGCGGCCACGCCAGCATTGGCCCGAGTGGCCGATTTTGAAGCGCATGTGGCGGCTGAAAACATTTTAGCCATCCGGAAAGACACGGAGCTGATCAGCGTTGATTATAAGGCTGTCCCCTTTGTGATTTTCACCTATCCTCAGTATGGAATGGTCGGGAAAACCGAAGAGGCCCTTAAAAGAGAAGGGATCTCTTATCGCAAAAGCACGGCTGCCGATGTTAAATGGCCTACCTACCGCCGGGTCGGCATTAAGCATGCGGGCTACAAAATTCTGATAGCCGAAAACGACACCATTTTAGGTGCCCATGTCGTATCCGACAATCCGGCCGGCCTGATCAACACATTTAAACAGGCGATTATCGACGGCACAACGGTTGAGAAACTTTACCGGCAAAATATCATGAGCCCCTATCCGTCACGAGAAAGCGACATCATTTACATGCTTAAGCCTTTGGTAAGCTGA
- a CDS encoding cation:proton antiporter subunit C: MDAVIDFIVAKYNYWVFICLMMVGLYAMIAKKNLIKKIIGMNIFQTAIILFYISIGAKRGATLPIYLHGHGPAGGHEIIDYINPVPHVLMLTAIVVSVATFGVALALAMKIYRQYGTLEEDEISLKLISIDASRE, translated from the coding sequence ATGGATGCGGTGATAGACTTCATTGTGGCGAAATACAATTACTGGGTCTTTATCTGCCTGATGATGGTGGGCCTGTATGCCATGATCGCCAAAAAGAACCTCATCAAAAAAATTATTGGGATGAACATTTTTCAGACCGCCATCATTTTGTTTTATATTTCCATCGGCGCCAAACGGGGGGCGACCCTGCCCATTTACCTGCATGGTCACGGCCCGGCCGGGGGGCACGAGATAATCGATTATATCAACCCGGTACCGCATGTGCTGATGCTTACGGCGATCGTTGTGTCGGTGGCCACCTTCGGCGTGGCCCTGGCGCTGGCGATGAAGATATACCGGCAGTATGGGACGCTGGAAGAAGATGAAATCAGTTTGAAATTGATATCCATCGACGCTAGCAGGGAATAA
- a CDS encoding monovalent cation/H+ antiporter subunit D family protein encodes MIEPIVSIKPFLAVLVSIAAIPLIIVSRSPNWREGWTFAAATAKFLLVASLAATVLTGSTVEYTVADILPGVALRFRVDAMGVLFALVSSFLWIVTSAYSIGYMRGLSEHSQTRYFCFFALALSATIGVAFAADLFTLYLCYEILSFATYPLVTHHQDSAARSAGRKYLFYIVGASIGLVLPAMLVIYSLSGTLAFSASGLVPKETAPSVVAILLLCLVLGFTKAGIMPMHAWLPAAMVAPTPVSALLHAVAVVKVGAFSIVRVITAVFGPGLLSATNLNGMVCLLASVTIIAASLIALSQDGLKRRLAFSTISQLSYIVLGAAMLTPKGLVGGLLHIAMHAFGKITLFFCAGAIFVATGIKNISQMDGIGKRMPVTMGAFFIGSLGVIGLPPTGGFISKWYLILGAMEGEKGVLLSVILISSLLNAAYFLPIVYRAFFCAPEESMGDDKMREAPRWCMIPLVLTAAISVALFFFPKPFLALAKMAVRQILGG; translated from the coding sequence ATGATAGAACCGATTGTTTCCATAAAGCCTTTTTTGGCGGTGCTTGTCTCTATTGCCGCCATTCCGCTGATTATCGTGAGCCGATCCCCGAATTGGCGGGAGGGGTGGACCTTTGCCGCGGCAACCGCAAAATTTTTGTTGGTTGCGAGCTTGGCGGCGACGGTTTTAACCGGCTCGACCGTTGAGTATACCGTCGCTGACATTCTGCCCGGCGTGGCCCTTCGATTCCGGGTGGATGCCATGGGCGTATTGTTTGCCCTGGTGTCCTCTTTTTTATGGATCGTTACTTCCGCTTATTCCATCGGGTATATGCGGGGACTTTCCGAGCACAGCCAGACGCGATATTTCTGCTTTTTTGCCCTTGCCCTCTCGGCAACGATCGGGGTGGCATTCGCGGCCGATTTGTTTACGCTCTATTTATGTTACGAGATACTCTCTTTTGCCACCTACCCGCTTGTTACGCATCACCAGGATTCGGCGGCAAGAAGCGCAGGCAGAAAATACCTTTTTTATATTGTGGGCGCTTCCATCGGACTCGTCTTGCCGGCCATGCTGGTGATTTACTCCCTGTCCGGCACGCTGGCGTTTTCAGCTTCCGGGCTCGTGCCGAAGGAAACCGCCCCGAGTGTCGTGGCCATATTATTGCTCTGCCTTGTCCTGGGCTTTACAAAGGCCGGCATCATGCCCATGCATGCCTGGCTGCCTGCGGCCATGGTGGCGCCGACGCCGGTCAGCGCTTTGTTGCACGCGGTGGCCGTGGTTAAGGTGGGCGCTTTTTCCATTGTGCGGGTCATCACCGCCGTGTTCGGCCCCGGCCTGTTGTCCGCCACGAATTTAAACGGCATGGTGTGCCTTCTGGCATCGGTTACGATCATCGCAGCGTCCCTCATTGCGCTTTCCCAGGACGGGCTTAAACGCAGACTGGCGTTTTCCACCATCAGCCAGCTTTCCTATATTGTCCTGGGGGCGGCAATGCTGACGCCAAAGGGGCTGGTGGGCGGCCTGTTGCATATCGCCATGCACGCCTTTGGAAAAATCACCCTCTTTTTCTGCGCGGGCGCGATTTTTGTCGCTACGGGCATCAAAAACATCAGCCAGATGGACGGCATCGGTAAACGAATGCCGGTGACAATGGGCGCCTTTTTCATCGGTTCCCTGGGCGTGATCGGCCTTCCGCCGACAGGCGGTTTTATCAGTAAATGGTATCTGATCTTGGGCGCCATGGAAGGAGAAAAGGGGGTGCTTCTATCGGTAATTTTGATCAGCTCGCTTCTCAATGCGGCGTATTTTCTTCCCATTGTTTACCGGGCTTTTTTCTGTGCGCCGGAAGAATCGATGGGAGATGACAAGATGCGGGAAGCCCCCCGCTGGTGCATGATTCCACTGGTGTTAACCGCAGCGATATCCGTGGCGCTGTTTTTTTTCCCGAAGCCCTTTTTGGCGCTGGCCAAAATGGCGGTGCGCCAAATTCTGGGAGGATAG
- a CDS encoding MnhB domain-containing protein, producing MKRFGLITVFLCGAILLYGAADFPGWSDPAAPANRRLAAYYIHHTLAETSVPNIVTAILADYRGYDTMFETTVIFSAAVACFFLLRQIGSRPQDVRYYRHRDTGITLRIDKGGKIPENTGAFYQIDTQWVPHDVIIMVMCRFLIPFVQLFALYVIGHGHHSPGGGFQGGVILGAAVILFAVSRDLRSAIRRFSEKTVAYLLTLGVAIYAGTGALCLLMGGNFLDYGALAGLLGTDPITARSHGILIVEIGVGLAVMAVMVSLYYNLSSAGKQDEGL from the coding sequence TTGAAACGCTTCGGGTTGATAACGGTTTTTCTCTGCGGCGCCATACTGCTATATGGGGCTGCCGATTTTCCGGGCTGGTCGGACCCCGCTGCCCCGGCCAATAGGCGTCTGGCCGCTTATTATATCCACCATACCCTGGCGGAAACCTCCGTGCCCAACATCGTTACGGCCATTTTGGCCGATTATCGCGGGTATGACACCATGTTTGAAACCACGGTTATTTTTTCCGCCGCCGTGGCATGCTTTTTCCTGTTGCGTCAAATCGGAAGTCGGCCGCAGGATGTGCGCTATTATCGACATCGGGACACCGGCATTACCTTACGGATCGACAAGGGGGGTAAAATTCCGGAAAATACCGGCGCCTTTTACCAGATCGACACCCAATGGGTCCCTCATGACGTGATTATCATGGTGATGTGCCGGTTTCTGATTCCATTTGTTCAGCTCTTTGCCCTCTATGTGATCGGCCACGGGCATCATAGCCCGGGCGGCGGATTTCAAGGCGGTGTTATTCTGGGCGCGGCGGTCATCCTTTTTGCCGTCTCAAGGGATTTACGATCCGCCATCAGGCGATTCAGTGAAAAAACGGTCGCCTATCTATTAACGCTGGGTGTCGCCATTTACGCCGGCACCGGTGCGCTTTGCTTGCTGATGGGAGGCAATTTCCTGGACTACGGCGCATTGGCGGGGCTGCTCGGCACCGATCCGATCACGGCCAGATCCCACGGCATTCTGATTGTTGAAATCGGAGTGGGTCTGGCGGTAATGGCGGTGATGGTCTCTCTCTACTACAACTTGTCATCGGCCGGAAAGCAGGATGAAGGGCTCTGA
- the metK gene encoding methionine adenosyltransferase produces MNKEKFFFTSESVTEGHPDKVADAISDSILDAIIGQDKAARVACETLVTTGLAFIAGEITTDCYVDIPQIVRETIRDIGYSSSRMGFDYQTCSVLTSIGRQSPDIAIGVNVGEGLFKDQGAGDQGLMFGFATDETPELMPMPIMFAHKLCKRLATVRKNGALDFLRPDGKAQVTIEYENGTPLRVDTVVIAAQHKPDISYEDLREAIVEEVIKKVIPVEMTDGDTRYYINATGKFVIGGPMGDCGLTGRKIIVDTYGGQGSHGGGCFSGKDPSKVDRSASYMGRHIAKNVVAAGLAKKCEVQIAYAIGVAEPVSVMVDMMGTGLVPKEIVKKAILEIFDLRPAAIIEYLDLLRPVYKKTSAYGHFGRNEPEFSWEKTNMVDSLRKKAGI; encoded by the coding sequence ATGAATAAGGAAAAATTTTTCTTCACTTCCGAATCGGTCACGGAGGGGCACCCGGACAAGGTGGCGGATGCCATTTCCGATTCGATTCTGGATGCCATCATCGGTCAAGACAAAGCCGCCCGGGTGGCTTGCGAAACGTTGGTGACGACGGGCCTGGCCTTTATCGCTGGTGAAATTACCACGGATTGCTATGTGGACATTCCCCAAATCGTCAGAGAAACCATTCGGGATATCGGCTACAGCTCTTCGCGTATGGGCTTTGACTATCAAACCTGCTCGGTGCTTACCAGCATTGGTCGGCAGTCACCGGATATCGCCATAGGCGTGAATGTGGGGGAAGGCTTGTTCAAGGATCAGGGGGCCGGGGATCAGGGCCTGATGTTCGGGTTCGCCACGGACGAAACGCCGGAACTGATGCCGATGCCCATCATGTTTGCCCACAAACTCTGCAAACGGTTGGCAACCGTTCGAAAAAACGGTGCGCTGGACTTTCTTCGGCCGGATGGAAAGGCCCAGGTGACCATTGAATATGAAAACGGCACGCCGCTGCGAGTCGATACGGTGGTCATCGCGGCGCAGCATAAGCCGGACATTTCCTATGAGGATCTCAGGGAGGCCATTGTGGAGGAGGTCATTAAAAAGGTCATTCCCGTGGAAATGACGGATGGGGATACCCGTTATTATATTAATGCCACCGGAAAATTTGTTATCGGCGGTCCCATGGGCGATTGCGGACTGACGGGCCGAAAAATCATCGTTGACACCTACGGTGGCCAGGGAAGCCACGGCGGCGGCTGTTTTTCTGGCAAAGATCCTTCCAAAGTGGACCGGAGCGCATCCTACATGGGCCGGCATATCGCCAAAAACGTGGTCGCGGCTGGTCTTGCCAAAAAATGCGAGGTGCAAATCGCCTATGCCATCGGTGTGGCCGAACCCGTTTCCGTCATGGTGGATATGATGGGAACCGGTCTTGTTCCCAAGGAGATTGTCAAAAAGGCGATTCTGGAAATTTTTGATTTACGGCCCGCGGCGATTATCGAGTATCTGGATCTGCTCAGGCCGGTGTACAAAAAGACCTCGGCGTATGGTCATTTCGGTAGAAACGAGCCGGAGTTTTCCTGGGAAAAAACCAATATGGTGGATTCGCTCAGAAAGAAAGCGGGCATATAA
- a CDS encoding monovalent cation/H+ antiporter subunit D family protein, giving the protein MAAHYPVLIVVVPLLSVFLISLAGWVNRRYCFPIAVLSLATAFSGSILLFCRVLEEKSVTYLLGGWPAPWGIAYKVDALNGLVLVMVLSVAMIHILATRQSVEETFAQKAGAFYTLYVLFITGLLGIVVTGDAFNLYVLLEIASLTGYALIGLGEDRSPLASLNYLFMGTLGASFYLLGIGYLYMITGTLNMADLGAMLPAHFDSRVVVFAFIICLTGLFIKMALFPLHAWLPNAYTQAPAVVTSLVAPLTTKVMVYVMIRITLTVFTPAFAFDRPVIGDALVRVASVAIVAGSLLALSQRCLKKMMAFVIVAEVGYMVGGLWLGNRNGVSGAILHVINDAAMMLCLFLAIGNILHQMKTDALSDLKGLFRKMPVSMAGFVAAGLSIIGVPPTCGFFSKWYLILGGISKGHWEFVAALIFSSLINVVLFFRIIEIGYFEPVTDHDHGKAAQREAPMGMTAPLVFTAMLLIAMGIYSGEIVTRVIYPALPAGIL; this is encoded by the coding sequence ATGGCCGCCCATTACCCCGTGCTCATTGTTGTGGTTCCTCTCCTTTCCGTCTTTTTGATTTCCTTGGCCGGATGGGTGAACCGGCGATACTGCTTTCCGATCGCGGTGCTATCGCTTGCAACTGCGTTTTCAGGCTCCATTTTGTTGTTTTGCCGTGTCCTTGAAGAAAAAAGCGTGACCTATTTGCTGGGCGGTTGGCCTGCGCCGTGGGGAATTGCCTACAAGGTCGATGCCCTGAATGGGTTGGTGCTGGTCATGGTGTTATCGGTGGCCATGATTCATATACTGGCCACCCGGCAAAGCGTCGAAGAAACCTTTGCCCAAAAAGCAGGGGCTTTTTACACGCTCTATGTCCTTTTTATCACCGGACTTCTCGGCATCGTTGTGACGGGGGATGCCTTTAATCTCTATGTGCTGCTGGAAATCGCCTCCTTAACCGGATACGCCCTGATCGGTCTGGGTGAAGACCGTTCCCCGCTGGCCAGCCTGAATTACCTCTTTATGGGCACGCTCGGTGCCAGCTTTTATCTTCTGGGCATCGGTTATCTTTACATGATAACCGGAACCCTGAACATGGCCGATCTGGGGGCCATGCTGCCCGCGCATTTCGACTCCCGGGTCGTGGTGTTTGCATTTATTATTTGCCTGACCGGGCTGTTTATCAAGATGGCCCTGTTTCCGCTTCACGCCTGGCTGCCCAATGCGTATACCCAGGCACCCGCGGTCGTTACGAGCCTCGTTGCACCGCTGACCACGAAGGTGATGGTCTACGTGATGATTCGAATCACGCTCACGGTGTTTACCCCGGCGTTTGCCTTTGACCGGCCGGTCATTGGCGATGCGCTGGTCCGGGTCGCTTCGGTCGCCATCGTGGCGGGATCATTGCTTGCGCTCTCCCAACGTTGCTTAAAAAAGATGATGGCGTTCGTTATCGTCGCGGAAGTCGGATACATGGTGGGCGGGTTATGGCTGGGCAACCGGAATGGGGTCAGCGGCGCCATTCTTCATGTCATTAACGATGCGGCCATGATGTTGTGCCTGTTTCTGGCCATCGGTAACATTCTTCATCAAATGAAAACCGATGCCTTAAGTGATCTAAAGGGGCTATTCCGAAAAATGCCCGTGTCCATGGCAGGCTTTGTCGCAGCCGGGCTCTCCATCATCGGGGTACCGCCGACCTGCGGGTTTTTCAGCAAATGGTATTTGATTCTCGGCGGAATTTCAAAAGGGCATTGGGAATTTGTGGCGGCCCTTATTTTCAGCAGCTTGATCAACGTGGTTCTTTTTTTTCGCATTATCGAGATCGGCTATTTTGAACCGGTTACCGATCACGACCACGGCAAAGCGGCGCAACGAGAAGCGCCGATGGGGATGACGGCGCCCCTTGTGTTTACGGCAATGCTGTTAATCGCAATGGGTATTTACAGCGGAGAAATTGTGACGCGAGTTATTTATCCGGCGCTTCCAGCGGGAATTCTATAA
- a CDS encoding Na(+)/H(+) antiporter subunit D → MTTDLYTHPMYSPVFLFFAAALLVPLLKGWIKSAMILLVPVMALWILIGVPIGSHWRVQLLDYELILGRVDRLSLVFGYIFTLISFIAVLFALQIKDDLQHSAGFLYAGSALGVIFAGDLLSLYIFWEIMAVASTFLILARRTPAARAAAFRYILVHVFGGLSLLAGIVMYFQQAGTLSFSYVGLKGVAAWLIFFGVAVNAAIPPLHPWLQDAYPEATVTGAVFLSAFTTKSAVYVMARMFPGTELLVWLGALMTVLPIFYAVLENDIRRVLAYSLINQVGFMMVGVGIGTPLALNGAVSHAFCHILYKALLFMSVGAVLHQTGRIRCTELGGLYKTMPYTCVCCLIGAASISAFPLFSGFVSKSMIISAAGHDNLVVIWLMLQFASAGVLEHAGIKVPYFTFFGEDAGIRTTEPPMNMRLAMGLAAFLCLAIGIYPAPLYKLLPYTDISFVPYTGAHVVGQLQLLMFGALAFCMLMRSGYFPAEMRSINLDMDWFYRKGGRGFYALVDTGLNAINRFCDRHLAQRVSAGASRFARQLPVYIAAWVLWCFQSSSTEANRFSIIKQKVQATLSAGAVPIGLSAAAAGLFMVLLFMLS, encoded by the coding sequence ATGACAACTGATCTTTATACCCATCCGATGTATTCTCCCGTGTTTCTTTTCTTTGCGGCCGCGTTGCTGGTGCCGTTGTTAAAGGGGTGGATCAAATCGGCGATGATACTTCTGGTGCCGGTGATGGCCTTATGGATACTGATCGGTGTGCCGATCGGCAGCCATTGGCGGGTGCAGTTGCTCGATTACGAGCTGATTCTCGGAAGAGTCGATCGCTTGAGTCTGGTGTTTGGCTATATTTTCACCCTGATTTCCTTTATCGCGGTTCTGTTTGCGTTACAGATAAAAGATGATCTTCAGCATTCCGCCGGTTTTCTCTATGCCGGCAGCGCATTGGGTGTGATATTTGCCGGAGATTTGTTGTCGCTTTATATTTTCTGGGAAATTATGGCCGTGGCCTCCACCTTTTTGATACTGGCCCGGCGAACACCGGCTGCCCGGGCAGCTGCCTTTCGCTACATTCTGGTTCATGTGTTCGGCGGTCTTAGCCTGTTGGCGGGCATCGTGATGTATTTTCAGCAGGCCGGCACCTTGAGTTTTTCCTATGTGGGGCTAAAGGGTGTGGCCGCATGGTTGATTTTTTTCGGTGTGGCCGTCAATGCGGCTATTCCGCCGCTTCATCCCTGGCTTCAGGATGCCTACCCGGAAGCGACAGTGACCGGCGCAGTATTTTTAAGTGCCTTCACCACCAAAAGCGCCGTTTATGTCATGGCGAGAATGTTTCCGGGAACCGAACTGCTGGTCTGGCTGGGGGCGCTGATGACGGTGCTTCCCATTTTTTATGCCGTGCTGGAAAACGATATTCGCCGGGTCTTGGCCTATAGTCTGATCAACCAGGTGGGGTTCATGATGGTCGGCGTCGGAATCGGCACGCCCTTGGCCTTGAACGGCGCCGTATCGCATGCCTTCTGCCATATTTTATATAAGGCCCTGCTGTTTATGTCTGTGGGCGCGGTCCTGCACCAAACCGGCCGAATTCGATGCACGGAGTTGGGCGGGTTATACAAGACCATGCCCTATACCTGTGTTTGTTGTCTGATCGGTGCGGCCTCCATTTCCGCCTTTCCCCTTTTCAGCGGTTTTGTCAGTAAATCGATGATCATCAGTGCGGCCGGCCATGATAACCTCGTGGTGATATGGCTGATGCTTCAGTTCGCTTCCGCCGGTGTGTTGGAGCATGCCGGTATCAAGGTTCCCTATTTTACCTTTTTCGGTGAAGATGCCGGCATTCGCACCACCGAACCGCCCATGAACATGCGCTTGGCGATGGGGCTTGCCGCATTTTTGTGCCTAGCCATCGGCATTTACCCGGCGCCGCTTTACAAGCTGCTGCCGTACACCGATATTTCATTTGTTCCTTATACGGGGGCGCATGTGGTGGGACAGCTTCAATTGTTAATGTTCGGCGCGCTGGCCTTCTGCATGCTGATGCGTTCCGGTTATTTTCCGGCGGAGATGCGCAGCATCAACCTGGATATGGACTGGTTTTACCGGAAAGGCGGGCGGGGGTTTTACGCTTTGGTGGATACGGGGTTGAATGCCATCAATCGCTTTTGCGACCGGCATCTGGCCCAACGTGTATCCGCCGGTGCTAGTCGTTTTGCCCGGCAGTTGCCGGTTTACATAGCGGCTTGGGTGCTCTGGTGCTTTCAATCTTCAAGCACGGAAGCCAACCGCTTTTCCATCATCAAACAAAAAGTTCAGGCGACCTTGAGCGCCGGTGCAGTGCCGATCGGTCTTAGCGCCGCGGCGGCCGGTCTTTTTATGGTGTTGCTGTTTATGCTTTCATAA
- a CDS encoding cyclic nucleotide-binding domain-containing protein produces the protein MVSVHELKKIVILGYLTDGMVEKLRPLVNVLRFEEGDAIFREGDPANYFYMLKQGKILLVKRLSDSITVSLGAIQPGYSFGWSAMLEVDAYRSNALCAEPSEVYSVRGEKLKAVLDKDPAMGYLLMQRLLRVIKNRYDRRTEQFVKIITSHPDLKNLFAAE, from the coding sequence ATGGTATCCGTGCACGAATTGAAAAAAATCGTTATCTTGGGGTATCTGACGGACGGGATGGTGGAGAAATTAAGACCCTTGGTCAATGTGCTTCGTTTTGAAGAAGGCGATGCCATTTTCAGGGAAGGTGATCCGGCCAACTATTTCTATATGCTCAAGCAGGGAAAAATATTGCTGGTCAAACGTCTTTCCGACTCGATTACGGTTTCGCTCGGTGCGATTCAGCCCGGCTATAGTTTTGGCTGGTCTGCGATGTTGGAGGTCGATGCGTATCGATCCAATGCCCTGTGCGCCGAACCCTCCGAGGTTTATTCCGTTCGCGGCGAGAAATTAAAAGCCGTGCTGGATAAGGATCCCGCCATGGGCTATCTGCTGATGCAACGGCTGCTTCGTGTCATCAAAAACCGGTATGATCGGCGGACCGAACAATTTGTAAAAATTATCACCAGTCATCCGGATCTGAAAAATCTGTTTGCGGCAGAATAG
- a CDS encoding SpoIID/LytB domain-containing protein: MSQMQRGAFGIILFLLGGLFSIRPSAAMNADSFDRAADLLRKGQYTDALDLYQTLADNADTPNMTAQALLLKATAIGLYLNQPDSALSLLRKIRADYPDSPAAADALFHEGMMLYEQQHYRAAHNTFSLYMDQYPKGFRHASAQSWKAHAGKQAEGKVTSIGPSLSDFTPDTEIRVLMTESARQVHIDASSRILIQDAFTGKELYRGAGPINVTHQNGKLALNHRPSASLQCRVETNGSTLSLNGTRLRGFLMVSLEPNGMQVINHLPLEHYLYGIIPKEMPSGWPHDALKAQAVASRTYALYITSKNRLMPYDVKASTASQVYGGYAVETTSTNAAVNATRGQVLTHNDQLIIAFFHANSAGHTEDAHHVWQVEIPYLKAVPDQFSSNLPNSGWEYYLPYTTASSRLNQAGLNIGKISAISSCEYSPTGRVLRIAVHANNGNTSLSANHFRCLLDEKQIKSTYFKIISGPSGILLKGEGYGHGVGMSQWGANRMAAAGYSHLDILKHYYPGVALATLGNI, from the coding sequence ATGTCCCAAATGCAACGAGGCGCGTTCGGAATCATTTTATTTTTGTTGGGGGGCTTGTTTTCGATTCGCCCCTCCGCCGCGATGAACGCCGATTCATTTGACAGGGCTGCCGACCTGTTGCGAAAAGGGCAATACACCGACGCACTGGACCTGTACCAAACCTTAGCAGACAACGCGGACACTCCAAATATGACGGCGCAGGCATTGCTGCTCAAAGCCACGGCCATAGGCTTGTATCTCAATCAACCCGATTCGGCGTTGAGCCTGCTGAGAAAAATCAGAGCCGATTACCCCGACAGCCCTGCCGCGGCGGATGCCCTTTTTCATGAGGGAATGATGTTATATGAACAGCAACACTATCGAGCCGCGCATAATACCTTTTCCCTGTATATGGATCAATATCCGAAAGGATTCAGGCATGCTTCGGCGCAATCCTGGAAAGCGCATGCCGGCAAACAAGCCGAAGGGAAGGTGACGTCCATCGGCCCATCCCTGAGTGACTTCACACCGGACACGGAAATCCGTGTCTTAATGACGGAAAGCGCCCGCCAGGTTCATATCGATGCATCCAGCCGGATTCTGATTCAAGACGCGTTCACCGGAAAGGAACTATACCGGGGCGCAGGGCCGATCAATGTGACGCATCAAAATGGAAAGTTGGCACTCAACCATCGCCCGTCGGCGTCTCTGCAATGCCGCGTTGAAACCAACGGATCGACGCTCTCCCTCAACGGCACCCGCCTGCGCGGCTTTTTAATGGTCTCTCTTGAGCCGAATGGCATGCAAGTCATTAACCATCTTCCCCTTGAACACTACCTCTACGGCATTATTCCCAAAGAAATGCCGAGCGGCTGGCCCCATGACGCCTTAAAAGCGCAAGCCGTTGCATCCAGAACCTACGCCTTATATATTACGAGCAAAAACCGGCTGATGCCCTATGATGTCAAAGCCTCCACCGCCTCCCAGGTGTATGGGGGGTATGCGGTGGAGACAACAAGCACCAATGCAGCCGTGAACGCCACCCGGGGGCAGGTATTAACCCATAACGATCAATTGATTATCGCTTTTTTTCACGCCAACAGCGCCGGGCACACGGAAGATGCCCATCATGTGTGGCAGGTGGAAATACCTTACCTCAAAGCGGTCCCGGATCAGTTTAGCAGCAACTTGCCCAACAGCGGTTGGGAATACTATCTTCCCTATACCACGGCGTCCAGCAGGTTAAACCAAGCCGGGCTGAATATCGGTAAAATTTCCGCCATCAGCAGTTGTGAATATTCTCCCACCGGCAGGGTGCTTAGAATTGCGGTTCACGCGAATAACGGCAACACCTCTCTTTCCGCCAACCATTTTCGATGCCTTCTGGACGAAAAACAGATAAAAAGCACCTATTTTAAGATTATTTCGGGGCCTTCCGGTATCCTGCTGAAAGGGGAGGGTTATGGTCATGGCGTGGGAATGAGCCAATGGGGCGCAAATCGGATGGCCGCTGCGGGTTATTCGCACCTTGACATATTGAAGCATTATTATCCGGGCGTTGCGTTGGCAACGCTGGGCAACATCTGA